Proteins encoded in a region of the Candidatus Manganitrophaceae bacterium genome:
- the clpX gene encoding ATP-dependent Clp protease ATP-binding subunit ClpX, whose product MLEPRGQERLEDRRRLPRPPDIKAFLDEYIIGQERAKKVLSVAVYNHYKRVFTPVDDAFPRMRKGNVLLIGPTGTGKTLLAETLARIVGVPLSISDATTLTQAGYVGEDVENVVLHLFQASDGKIEQCERGIIYIDEIDKIGRKSESPSLTRDVSGEGVQQALLKMIEGMIVNVPPHGGRKHPHEKMIPIDTSQILFICGGAFEGIDSIVSQRMENKTIGFGSGVVQRKRLTHRILPEDLLKFGMIPEFVGRLPIISRLESLDEEDLVRILKEPKNALTRQYERLFSLEGIALRFKPDALYAIAREAIALGTGARGLRSILEEILLDLMYELPMDSMKKEYELDGKDVERILAPHLEEEKREEAV is encoded by the coding sequence ATGCTTGAACCTCGGGGACAAGAAAGATTGGAAGACAGGCGGCGCCTTCCAAGGCCGCCGGACATCAAGGCTTTTTTGGACGAATATATTATTGGCCAGGAGCGGGCAAAAAAGGTCCTCTCGGTGGCTGTTTATAACCATTACAAACGGGTTTTTACCCCTGTGGATGATGCCTTCCCAAGGATGCGCAAAGGGAATGTACTCCTCATCGGTCCGACCGGTACGGGGAAGACCCTGCTTGCCGAGACCCTTGCCCGGATCGTGGGGGTTCCGCTTTCGATTTCGGATGCCACAACGCTGACTCAGGCCGGTTATGTCGGGGAAGATGTCGAAAACGTCGTTCTCCATCTATTTCAGGCATCCGATGGAAAGATTGAACAGTGCGAACGTGGCATTATCTATATCGATGAGATCGACAAAATCGGTCGGAAGAGCGAGTCGCCTTCTCTGACGCGTGATGTGTCCGGAGAAGGGGTCCAGCAGGCGCTCTTGAAGATGATTGAGGGTATGATCGTTAATGTTCCGCCTCATGGCGGGAGAAAGCATCCGCATGAAAAGATGATCCCGATTGATACGAGTCAAATCCTGTTTATATGCGGCGGCGCCTTCGAAGGGATAGATTCAATTGTTTCCCAGCGGATGGAGAATAAGACCATTGGTTTCGGGAGTGGCGTCGTGCAGCGTAAAAGATTGACCCATCGTATCCTTCCTGAGGATCTCCTCAAGTTTGGGATGATTCCTGAGTTTGTCGGTCGTCTTCCGATCATCTCGAGACTGGAGAGTCTCGATGAGGAGGATCTGGTCCGCATCTTAAAGGAACCAAAGAATGCCCTTACGAGGCAATACGAAAGACTCTTTTCCCTAGAAGGGATTGCACTTCGGTTTAAGCCGGATGCGCTCTATGCGATTGCACGAGAGGCCATTGCCCTTGGAACGGGGGCCCGTGGGCTACGGTCGATTCTCGAAGAGATCCTTCTCGATTTGATGTACGAATTGCCGATGGATTCTATGAAAAAAGAGTATGAACTTGATGGAAAAGATGTGGAGAGGATTCTCGCTCCCCATCTGGAAGAAGAAAAACGGGAGGAAGCGGTGTAA
- a CDS encoding squalene/phytoene synthase family protein, with product MSHTIAEAYHYCKKLTHQCGPHFSVGFRFLPREKREAVYAVYAFCRYADDIVDEQQQEPLEVLLKRWEVELDGCYAQKPTHPITIALADAIQRYPIPKEGFLGLIEGCRMDLRLNRYQTFEELMVYCDRVASTIRDLTLPVFGCRDPQGMAYGGALSTALQLTNIVRDVGEDLDRDRIYLPLDEIKEAGYSEAELINRVKNKAFLRLMDFQCRRVRGYFDQAAKLIPLIDKDARLALSLMRDVYVVLIDRIEARPYDVLDREIRLSWSARGRVVISALLKGR from the coding sequence ATGAGCCACACGATTGCAGAAGCATACCATTATTGCAAAAAACTGACCCATCAATGCGGGCCGCACTTCTCAGTCGGGTTCCGCTTCCTTCCCAGGGAGAAACGCGAGGCGGTCTATGCGGTCTATGCCTTCTGCCGTTATGCCGACGACATCGTTGATGAACAACAACAGGAGCCCCTTGAAGTTCTCCTAAAACGCTGGGAAGTAGAACTGGATGGCTGTTATGCGCAGAAGCCGACCCATCCCATTACCATCGCCCTGGCAGACGCGATCCAGCGCTATCCTATTCCGAAAGAGGGGTTTTTGGGCCTGATCGAGGGATGTCGTATGGACCTCCGTTTAAACAGATATCAGACCTTTGAAGAGCTGATGGTTTATTGTGACCGTGTTGCCTCAACGATCCGGGATCTCACTCTGCCGGTCTTTGGTTGCCGGGATCCTCAAGGGATGGCCTATGGCGGCGCGCTGTCCACCGCCTTGCAGTTGACCAACATTGTCCGGGATGTCGGGGAAGATCTTGATCGGGATAGAATATACCTCCCCCTGGACGAGATCAAAGAGGCCGGGTATTCAGAGGCAGAACTGATTAACCGGGTGAAGAATAAGGCTTTTTTGAGGTTGATGGATTTTCAGTGCCGCCGGGTCAGAGGCTATTTTGATCAGGCCGCGAAACTGATTCCTCTCATTGACAAGGATGCCCGTCTTGCGCTTTCTCTGATGCGGGATGTCTATGTTGTGTTAATCGATCGGATCGAAGCAAGACCTTATGACGTACTCGACCGCGAGATCCGCCTTTCCTGGAGTGCAAGAGGGCGGGTGGTAATTAGTGCCTTATTGAAGGGTAGGTAA
- a CDS encoding CBS domain-containing protein — translation MSRRVDYLTGKGTGFGELVAGQFMESQVITCFQGSMADRVAIAITAGQFGSMPVVDEGWYLVGIVSEFDLLKALRAGKDLEKVTVKEIMTPQPISIRDELSSDALMKILEENHLTRVPVVDDAGKVIGVVARRDLLHGYIKTKTGDLPWWM, via the coding sequence ATGTCGAGAAGGGTTGATTATCTTACGGGAAAAGGGACAGGATTTGGCGAGTTGGTGGCGGGACAGTTCATGGAATCTCAGGTCATCACCTGTTTTCAGGGATCAATGGCGGATCGGGTCGCAATTGCAATTACGGCAGGGCAGTTTGGAAGCATGCCCGTTGTGGATGAGGGCTGGTACCTTGTCGGGATTGTCAGCGAATTTGATCTCTTAAAGGCGCTTCGTGCGGGGAAGGACCTCGAGAAGGTCACCGTGAAAGAGATCATGACCCCTCAGCCGATTTCTATTCGGGATGAACTTTCTTCTGATGCCTTGATGAAGATCCTGGAAGAAAATCACCTCACCCGGGTTCCCGTGGTTGATGATGCGGGGAAGGTGATCGGTGTCGTTGCGCGCCGGGATCTCCTCCATGGCTACATTAAAACAAAGACCGGCGACCTCCCTTGGTGGATGTAG
- a CDS encoding YbaK/EbsC family protein, with the protein MRQSEGRRLMRKKTISGVKKWWETQGRGDEKTKREGPEILDRLKSLLEGEKIPYRVIPHEEAYTSPEIAQSIHASGRKVAKVVIVRTDSHYAMAVLPSHKQLDLYRFAMVVGVDRVTITNESELAGLFPDCDPGAMPPFGGLYGLSVYVDESLARGPVIFFQAGSHRHVIELRYQDFIALVRPTVDRFVVEPFRKVSGF; encoded by the coding sequence ATGCGGCAGTCGGAAGGGAGGCGTCTTATGAGAAAAAAAACAATCAGCGGGGTTAAAAAATGGTGGGAGACGCAAGGCCGGGGGGATGAAAAAACGAAGAGAGAAGGGCCGGAGATTCTGGATCGCCTGAAGTCTCTCCTGGAAGGGGAAAAGATCCCTTATCGTGTGATTCCGCACGAGGAGGCATATACTTCTCCGGAGATCGCGCAGTCGATCCATGCCTCAGGTCGAAAGGTGGCAAAGGTTGTGATTGTTCGAACAGATTCACATTATGCCATGGCAGTACTCCCATCACACAAGCAGCTTGACCTGTACCGTTTCGCGATGGTGGTGGGGGTGGACCGTGTCACCATTACGAACGAGTCGGAGCTGGCGGGGCTCTTTCCCGATTGTGATCCAGGGGCGATGCCCCCTTTCGGAGGCTTATATGGTCTATCGGTATATGTGGACGAATCTCTTGCGAGGGGTCCTGTCATCTTCTTTCAGGCGGGGTCCCACCGACATGTGATTGAGTTGAGGTATCAGGATTTTATCGCATTGGTGCGTCCGACGGTGGATCGTTTTGTTGTGGAGCCTTTTAGAAAGGTCAGCGGGTTCTAG
- a CDS encoding sensor domain-containing diguanylate cyclase: protein MENDILSACRSIFQSSPDGILLSDEGLVIRAFNPAMEELTGWKEEEVVGKKTCMVLFQCRRESGEEICPATCPGLEVLKEEGLVDTREVMFQTKDGREISVACSHKGLKSEAGENYVLCILKDMTHKKAEERALKKEAITDGLTGLYNYRYFKRQLDLEVKRAERYLHPVSLVMIDIDHFKSYNDHHGHLRGNNILERIASLLKTYTRETNLVARYGGEEFMILLPETESRIAAKAAVRMRRMIQKERFPFQEDQPAGNLTISLGVASFPWDAPSAEELVRCVDAALYRAKALGRNRVCWDGISRSISRYPLLRESGGR, encoded by the coding sequence ATGGAGAACGATATTTTATCTGCCTGCAGATCAATCTTTCAAAGTAGCCCGGATGGCATTTTGCTGAGCGATGAGGGCCTGGTCATTCGAGCCTTTAATCCGGCAATGGAGGAGTTGACGGGTTGGAAAGAGGAAGAGGTCGTCGGGAAGAAGACCTGTATGGTGCTTTTTCAATGCCGAAGGGAAAGTGGCGAGGAGATCTGTCCCGCCACCTGTCCAGGGCTCGAGGTATTGAAGGAAGAGGGCTTGGTTGACACTCGGGAGGTCATGTTTCAGACGAAGGACGGACGGGAAATTTCAGTGGCCTGCAGCCATAAGGGGCTCAAAAGTGAAGCAGGAGAGAACTATGTTCTCTGCATCCTGAAAGACATGACTCACAAAAAGGCGGAGGAGCGGGCCCTAAAAAAGGAGGCCATCACGGACGGTCTCACCGGGCTGTACAATTATCGATATTTCAAAAGGCAGCTTGATCTTGAGGTAAAGCGGGCGGAGCGCTATCTGCATCCGGTTTCCCTTGTTATGATCGATATTGATCATTTTAAATCTTACAACGATCATCATGGTCACCTTCGGGGGAATAATATCCTGGAGCGGATCGCCTCTCTCCTGAAGACCTATACACGGGAAACTAACCTTGTTGCCCGATATGGGGGTGAGGAGTTTATGATCCTTCTTCCGGAGACAGAATCAAGGATTGCGGCCAAGGCGGCCGTGCGAATGAGGCGAATGATTCAAAAAGAACGCTTCCCCTTCCAGGAAGACCAGCCCGCTGGGAATTTAACCATCAGTCTGGGAGTTGCAAGTTTCCCTTGGGATGCGCCGAGCGCGGAAGAACTTGTCCGATGTGTAGATGCAGCACTTTACCGGGCAAAGGCGCTGGGAAGAAACCGTGTTTGTTGGGATGGGATTTCGAGATCAATCAGCCGTTATCCTCTCCTGCGTGAGTCGGGAGGAAGATAG
- a CDS encoding ABC transporter ATP-binding protein, with translation MQKERTPQRIIGYGRPYWRRMLFATVLLLLSSSISLSLPWIVRGPIDLILSGREIPSPMSFFALFSLFLLQAIFSFSHNYISGAVGQQVLADLRVALFSHLQSLSLPFFSQRRTGELLSRLTNDLGVVQTLATELPVNLIRQALILIGGLTIILYMNWRLTFLSLILIPIVVVAARFMGKKLRNLSTSVHDQMAATTNLMEEMISGIRTIKSFGREDYEKARFSAQVEKALSLMLLRLGISSAFGPMMVFLGFSAASGLLWYGAREILLGKISPGDVIAFVMYAMIITGPIGSFARLFTQLQEGLGASRRVFELLDTPPQIADAPGAHPLPPIKGHIRFSDISFHYIPGQPVLRNINLCVQPGEKVALVGPSGAGKSTLIHLLHRFYDPSSGTIEVDGHALREVQLKSYYDQIAYVPQEVILFVGTLRENILYGKLDADEEALLAASKAAHAHNFIMDFSKGYETVVGEKGLTLSGGERQRIAIARAFLKNPRLLILDEATAFLDTESERFIKDALERLMAGKTTFIIAHRLTTIRNADRIVVFDKGILVEEGTHDKLMHLNGLYHRLITLKTKSVLPSS, from the coding sequence ATGCAAAAAGAGAGAACACCCCAGCGCATCATTGGCTATGGACGTCCTTATTGGAGAAGGATGTTGTTTGCAACCGTCCTTCTTCTTCTCTCCTCATCCATCAGCCTGAGTCTTCCCTGGATTGTGCGTGGCCCGATTGACCTGATCCTCTCGGGCCGTGAAATCCCATCGCCGATGTCGTTTTTTGCACTCTTCTCCCTCTTCCTCCTGCAAGCCATATTTTCATTTAGTCATAACTACATCTCAGGCGCAGTCGGACAGCAGGTCCTGGCCGACCTGCGTGTGGCGCTCTTTTCCCACCTTCAAAGCCTTTCCCTCCCATTCTTCTCACAGCGCCGGACAGGTGAACTCCTCTCCCGTCTGACCAACGACCTCGGCGTTGTCCAGACCCTGGCGACAGAACTTCCTGTGAACCTGATCCGACAGGCGCTGATCCTCATCGGAGGGCTTACGATTATCCTCTATATGAATTGGCGGCTCACCTTCCTCTCCCTCATCCTCATTCCCATCGTGGTTGTTGCCGCCCGGTTCATGGGGAAAAAGCTCCGAAATTTATCGACATCGGTTCATGATCAGATGGCCGCCACAACCAACTTGATGGAGGAAATGATTTCCGGGATTCGTACGATCAAGTCGTTTGGCCGGGAGGATTACGAGAAGGCGCGGTTTTCAGCCCAGGTAGAAAAGGCGCTCAGCCTGATGCTGCTTAGACTTGGCATCTCTTCCGCCTTTGGACCGATGATGGTCTTTCTCGGCTTCAGTGCGGCCAGCGGACTGCTCTGGTATGGTGCCAGGGAGATTCTTCTCGGCAAGATCTCACCAGGAGATGTGATTGCCTTTGTGATGTACGCTATGATCATTACCGGTCCGATCGGAAGCTTTGCCCGACTCTTTACGCAACTCCAGGAAGGACTCGGGGCAAGCAGGCGTGTCTTCGAACTTCTCGACACGCCTCCACAAATCGCAGATGCACCCGGAGCTCATCCGCTCCCGCCGATCAAGGGCCACATCAGGTTCTCTGATATCTCATTCCACTATATTCCCGGCCAGCCGGTGCTCAGGAATATCAACCTGTGTGTACAGCCGGGAGAAAAGGTGGCCCTCGTTGGCCCAAGCGGCGCGGGGAAGAGTACCCTGATCCACCTCCTGCACCGTTTTTATGACCCCAGTTCCGGAACAATAGAGGTCGATGGGCACGCGCTCAGAGAGGTTCAGCTCAAGAGCTACTATGACCAGATTGCTTATGTCCCCCAGGAAGTCATTCTTTTTGTTGGAACGCTCCGGGAGAATATCCTCTACGGAAAACTCGATGCGGACGAAGAGGCTCTCCTCGCGGCCTCAAAGGCCGCCCACGCACACAACTTCATCATGGACTTTTCAAAAGGATATGAGACGGTGGTGGGAGAAAAGGGGCTGACCCTTTCGGGAGGAGAACGCCAGCGAATCGCAATTGCCCGGGCCTTCCTGAAAAATCCCCGGCTGCTTATCCTGGACGAAGCGACCGCTTTTCTGGATACGGAGTCAGAGCGCTTCATCAAAGATGCGCTTGAACGACTTATGGCCGGAAAGACAACCTTTATTATCGCCCACCGCCTAACAACGATCCGGAATGCCGACCGGATCGTTGTTTTCGACAAAGGCATCCTTGTGGAAGAGGGGACACATGACAAGCTCATGCACCTGAACGGCCTCTATCACCGCCTCATCACGCTGAAAACCAAATCCGTCCTTCCCTCAAGCTAA